One window from the genome of Scyliorhinus torazame isolate Kashiwa2021f chromosome 3, sScyTor2.1, whole genome shotgun sequence encodes:
- the LOC140408807 gene encoding cholecystokinin receptor type A-like isoform X1 produces the protein MIDLQPPESSSFVPRMTPTSGDSPWIFINFSFVRAPLCHTWSNLPCCHFHLTVGIQQLCPCLDQGCGKVRNRMTLAEPKLSTGVRVIAPKTSLTALSETPYNTLTIDRWNSNWMDWIYPAFCGQDIPEQFYMWPGISVSVSTFSLVAISLERYSAICKPLKSRVWQTKSHAFKVITVTWLLSVVVMLPYPIYNTLVPFTRVNNSTGNMCRLLWPNDFTQQSWYIFLLLILFLVPGIVMTIAYGLISRELYSGIQFEMNRRKRSQVRKVSSCGSDSRCEDGDGCYIQNIKRNRAVEMQRLSSSNSVKADRPRCNSSAANLMAKKRVIRMLIVIVIMFFICWTPIFCVNAWRAFDKSSADRLLSGTPISFIHLLSYTSACVNPIIYCFMNKRFRVAFLATFPCGAKQRPRLRETEEERHTTTASISRCTYTNVSVSTPS, from the exons atgattgacctccaaccaccagagtcatcttcctttgtgccacgtatgactccaaccagcggagattccCCCTGGATTTTTATCAACTTCAGTTTCGTCAGGGCTCCtttatgccatacttggtcaaatttgCCTTGCTGTCACTTTCATCTGACCGTTGGAATTCAGCAATTGTGCCCATGTTTAGACCAAGGCTGTGGTAAGGTCAGGAACCGAATGAcattggcagaacccaaactgagcactggTGTGCGGGTTATTGCTCCAAAGACCTCCTTGACAGCACTGTCAGAAACACCTTACAACACTTTGACAATAGACCGATGGAACAGTAATTGGATGGATTGGATTTATCCTGCATTCTGTGGGCAAGATATACCTGAGCAATTTTATATGTGGCCAG GTATCTCTGTTAGCGTTTCCACCTTCAGTTTGGTAGCGATTTCTCTGGAGAGATATAGTGCTATCTGTAAACCGCTAAAGTCCAGGGTCTGGCAAACAAAATCTCACGCCTTCAAAGTGATCACCGTCACTTGGTTGCTCTCGGTTGTTGTCATGTTACCCTATCCCATCTACAACACCTTGGTGCCCTTCACCAGGGTGAACAATAGCACAGGCAACATGTGCCGCCTCCTCTGGCCGAATGACTTCACACAGCAGTCCTG GTACATTTTCTTGTTGCTGATTCTGTTTCTGGTCCCTGGGATAGTGATGACGATTGCATATGGACTCATTTCTCGCGAACTTTACAGTGGGATTCAATTCGAAATGAATCGGAGAAAGAGGAGCCAAG TGAGGAAAGTCAGTAGCTGCGGCAGTGACAGTAGATGTGAAGACGGAGACGGGTGTTACATACAGAACATCAAACGGAACAGAGCGGTTGAAATGCAGCGGTTGTCAAGCAGCAATAGTGTGAAGGCGGACAGGCCGAGGTGCAACAGTTCAGCTGCGAACTTGATGGCAAAGAAGCGAGTAATCCGGATGTTGATAGTGATCGTGATCATGTTTTTTATCTGCTGGACTCCTATTTTCTGCGTGAATGCTTGGCGGGCTTTTGATAAAAGCTCGGCGGACAGATTGCTGTCCGGGACCCCCATTTCATTCATCCATTTGCTCTCTTACACATCGGCGTGTGTAAACCCCATCATCTACTGCTTCATGAACAAGCGATTCCGGGTGGCTTTCTTGGCCACTTTCCCCTGTGGCGCCAAACAGCGCCCCCGGCTCAGAGAGACGGAGGAGGAGAGACACACAACCACTGCCTCCATCTCCAGATGTACCTACACCAATGTAAGTGTGTCCACTCCCTCCTGA
- the LOC140408807 gene encoding cholecystokinin receptor type A-like isoform X2 encodes METVSHLLLNLTEVPSPKDTAQIKSRTGNCQNESCEQTARPPKDVDQTVRIFLYCLFFLLSLLGNVLIIAVLLRNKRLRTVTNTFLLSLATSDLMLCLFCMPFTLIPNLLKDFIFGSAVCKAVAYFMGISVSVSTFSLVAISLERYSAICKPLKSRVWQTKSHAFKVITVTWLLSVVVMLPYPIYNTLVPFTRVNNSTGNMCRLLWPNDFTQQSWYIFLLLILFLVPGIVMTIAYGLISRELYSGIQFEMNRRKRSQVRKVSSCGSDSRCEDGDGCYIQNIKRNRAVEMQRLSSSNSVKADRPRCNSSAANLMAKKRVIRMLIVIVIMFFICWTPIFCVNAWRAFDKSSADRLLSGTPISFIHLLSYTSACVNPIIYCFMNKRFRVAFLATFPCGAKQRPRLRETEEERHTTTASISRCTYTNVSVSTPS; translated from the exons ATGGAGACGGTTTCTCATCTCCTCCTGAACCTGACCGAGGTGCCAAGTCCAAAAGACACGGCTCAGATCAAAAGCAGGACGGGCAACTGTCAGAATGAAAGTTGTGAACAAACTGCACGGCCACCCAAAG ATGTGGATCAGACTGTGCGGATATTCCTTTACTGCCTCTTCTTTCTCCTGAGTCTGCTGGGGAATGTCCTGATCATTGCTGTCTTACTGAGGAACAAGCGGCTGCGGACTGTAACTAACACATTCCTGCTCTCCCTGGCGACCAGTGACCTGATGCTGTGTCTATTCTGTATGCCCTTCACCCTCATTCCAAACCTGCTCAAGGATTTCATTTTCGGAAGCGCCGTCTGTAAAGCTGTGGCTTATTTCATGG GTATCTCTGTTAGCGTTTCCACCTTCAGTTTGGTAGCGATTTCTCTGGAGAGATATAGTGCTATCTGTAAACCGCTAAAGTCCAGGGTCTGGCAAACAAAATCTCACGCCTTCAAAGTGATCACCGTCACTTGGTTGCTCTCGGTTGTTGTCATGTTACCCTATCCCATCTACAACACCTTGGTGCCCTTCACCAGGGTGAACAATAGCACAGGCAACATGTGCCGCCTCCTCTGGCCGAATGACTTCACACAGCAGTCCTG GTACATTTTCTTGTTGCTGATTCTGTTTCTGGTCCCTGGGATAGTGATGACGATTGCATATGGACTCATTTCTCGCGAACTTTACAGTGGGATTCAATTCGAAATGAATCGGAGAAAGAGGAGCCAAG TGAGGAAAGTCAGTAGCTGCGGCAGTGACAGTAGATGTGAAGACGGAGACGGGTGTTACATACAGAACATCAAACGGAACAGAGCGGTTGAAATGCAGCGGTTGTCAAGCAGCAATAGTGTGAAGGCGGACAGGCCGAGGTGCAACAGTTCAGCTGCGAACTTGATGGCAAAGAAGCGAGTAATCCGGATGTTGATAGTGATCGTGATCATGTTTTTTATCTGCTGGACTCCTATTTTCTGCGTGAATGCTTGGCGGGCTTTTGATAAAAGCTCGGCGGACAGATTGCTGTCCGGGACCCCCATTTCATTCATCCATTTGCTCTCTTACACATCGGCGTGTGTAAACCCCATCATCTACTGCTTCATGAACAAGCGATTCCGGGTGGCTTTCTTGGCCACTTTCCCCTGTGGCGCCAAACAGCGCCCCCGGCTCAGAGAGACGGAGGAGGAGAGACACACAACCACTGCCTCCATCTCCAGATGTACCTACACCAATGTAAGTGTGTCCACTCCCTCCTGA